The Cryptomeria japonica chromosome 6, Sugi_1.0, whole genome shotgun sequence genomic interval tcggttaaatcttggataaggtgtttcaatatttgacaatcattagtttggtgtcctttatttcgatggtaattgtaaaaatgattgtcgttccaccaattaggtttgacttgtggttcataacttcttccttttggtaaaataattagtttgttcgcaagaagagttttcaaagttgattccaagggttctccaatgtttgtaaatttcctgcgaggattggagaagaaagacttggatttattgttttcttgattgttatttctTGATATTTGActcgatagattaaagattggttgctATTTCATAGCATTACTATCGTCATTTCccccattgatgacattcctattctttgaccagaacttgggtttgtcattgttgtggttgttgtaagaattattgaaAAGCTTTAGCTCTCATTTCTCTAccattgcattttctatttttagaccattctcaatcatcttggcgaaaggaggacattgcatttttagacgataactcatttcattgataagattatcaatgaatatgtccatcttttcttgatcaggtacatctcttggatacctattaaacattcgtTTCCATTgctgcaagaagatcatgaaatattcaccattcttttgtttaacattgcataaatccaacattgttatctcattccttacattgtaggagtattgtgaaataaatctattcacgagttcttcaaaatatttgattccacatggtaatcttgaaaaccattccattgattgtccatgtaaactcctagggaatagacgcATCAGGTTAGTTTcgtcgtgtgcaaattccatactcatagtacaaaactccctaatgtgatcttgaggatcagatttcccatcatatttatcatatttagggatttcacaatgttgtggaaatggtatcatattcaaacttttatcaaaaggatatgggcagatattttccaatgaatacttcttggagcttgttccattctgcatatcttgtatttgttgttgtagagtttacATTTGCTAAGTGAGTtataacaatggattatccatacggtttctccttgtctcttcataatttcttttatcactacgctctcttcttgtgtcatcatgttcttttctcgTTTCTTCATGgatttctttgtttatatcttcattatttggatcatctgtgttttgagtgttacttgtctccgcatcttgtttcaagccttctatgttaaattcttgtggcaatttagctcctgattttgccaacatcaaaagatatttttctttttgctttgctgataattttttcattagtctatcaaatttgaaatcttgctcaaggtctctaatggtgttattgaccgcttcttcatcaacaaccgtatacccaaaagtttggaatgttgaattatcttcttcttccatttgtttttttgttttttgagttGTTCATAttaagctctagtccaaactggcatgtgattgtttcgaattttttgaattttctaaagacaactcaataggtgattattggtttaggaaggtatgctttgttgattttaccactgttgtttgttcattgtgataaagcgtctctttgttgaaaagcacatccttgcaaaatttctccgtcaaaTTTTGTCCCGTAGCcatgtaaatagtgacgaaaatggtgtaggaatgtcctatgttttaataagatcctACAATTGATATACacgaatcttatccttttctaagtagatttataattgggttttcttttcttaaggcgatacttaaaagtcatataagcatatgatagtttacaagtttgcttgattccaatgtgagcacaattctgattttgatataacctaggttcaaaataagaaagatatatccaaggtaatgaacacaaggtggattgatcaagtttcgtgatagaggatttgatatatcctgatgagaaactgataatgatgttatTTTTCGCACTTAAGATGTTTTAATCAATAGCTtattgaatgttttatctttatggaaacctttttggaaatagcctgttggattggtgacccagttatcgaactagtttgaaaatgtatgatagtttaaagacaattctactcaagaagtgttttgatattgactttgaaattttggtttgatatgctctGTCTCAGATGTGAGAAAGCAAATATTTATGCTAATgttttggtcaaaagtgctaacttatgggacaaaagcgctattttgttgcttgaaagcgttgctctgactatgtttcaaggattcttttcaaTTTCTCCAGCAAGTTGTTCAATTTTTGCTCAGTTTTAGATGACgaatttcttcaatttttgaccattctgagcatgtatagacatagaagacacaatgtttgaaaaataaaatgcacaagcaagtacaaatcttatggtaggctgagacaataattgttgaatctcacatgggatttccctcgaggctacgctattgaaagcactcacttctctggggcagccaccctcgacactcacttctccggggcagccaagcaccagtttccatgacaactccccatggcaaaatttatatctctactaagaaccatatgtgtgtgagccacttcaaaggtccgacctcctgcgccaacaattagaaggattttggcaactagtacaagtggtttttaataAAGGCTTCCGGGCATGTggtcatacatgtggcactttcagatCTGTatatacagaaggttcccagcctatagaggttatgctccatagggtttatggggaaacatagtgtcggtatgaacttatcaacacatgttgcttgtgactttcgttacaaatatgatttatttagagtggattggaaggagtcggtattagcccgtttccactttgggtcgttcccctctcaatGGCCCCGTCAAGGTAGCTCAGgtaggcagaccctctaaaggttgcacataaaagaaagtaggtctgatTTTCTGATCACCATATTAAGGTGAGagaatacttacctactacttcatcaagcacaaaaaacacaagtttattttagccctctacaatctatgtgtaactactttaaagaagtcactcaaaatgcaagttgcatgttgccaatttatccccttagttaagctaaatgagcaagatatgatgtgttactttccaaaataaaactcttaattaactacgtgaggaaatgcataaaattttcttaAAAACGATCCTGCaaatagatatgttagtagtttgaaaattttagttcttggacattcggaccttcaaaaaaagttttttagttgcaaataaaagtgctatcctaacaaatgcgttgtctttcacctcaaaagcgctgacctagaggacaaaagcgtgAACCTGCGAGACAAAAGCACTACTCTGCAGACTAAAAAGCAGAAATCAGTGACAAAAGCGCtgacctagaggacaaaagcgtgAACCTGCGAGACAAAAGCACTACTCTGCAGACTAAAAAGCAAGAAATCagtgacaaaagcgctaaccaaaaTGACACATGCACTAACTTGTGAGATAAAAACACTATTCTAAGGATTAAATGCATCGATTTGCAGACAAAACGCTAACCTAAATGTCAAATGCACTAACCTGCAAGGCAAAAGCGCCAACCTATTAAATAAAAGCGATGTTGGAACTCACACAGGCgtgaatctggattacaaatgcGTCAAACTTGTTTTTGCGAGAACTAGacaagatattagaaagatatatgcgaggctccggccccacggtgggcgctaaaatgtgtcgacttgaatttcatcatcagaatactacctgcaacatattagtttcacaaaatacaaaggaaatgctataggaaatctaaactcaaccaatgaaactacatgaaattaatataaaataaaaacactattattaccttcatgatttaagtctcattgtgtcttaactccactgttcttggttgcagatgatgtgctctcagacaagcactggtagcttccaagatggcatatgaagaatggactgataactaatagttaactgatactatgatatgcaatgcaaatgatttaaggctaaatgattatactaaatggttaatgctaaattgctaattgctttaagataaaaactcacggatgcataagtttttctcaaattgttaacttgaaaactcattTGAAgattaactctttctcaactcaaactcccacatttatagactttgagaggataagatgatgtggcctagatcaacggtcatgatcaaatctgcaaatttggatggctgtgagtaaaggtaaaggttgagagaaagggggaaggagaagacaagtgtcactcatctcaccttgactgggttgctgactaagggaatctagggatggttggagaagatttaggcatgagaggacaagtggactcaagtccttcctaagatatagggatgttggagagaatatagaagaaggttaagaaatatgtgtacgtacacaatatttcatttattttggaagttgaagataagtggctaataaatgatttatttattttaattttgttgaattaatttagccacatgatggatgagttggcaaaggaaagatgaagtggagatgaaaggtgagttggaaaaggggtttaaataattttagaaattatttaatatttgagactataggatagaagaataatcaataaatattagatatttaattgattagaggaataactaaatattagatatttaattaattgattagaggaataggataaatgaattaattaataaaacatttcaattaaattaactaatacaaaaagatgaaatgaattaaataaattattcttttcaaattaactatttaatagaagaataattattaaataaatataaaatatttatttaattgttcatagccatttttatgtgtatacaggttCAATAAAGGTTATTATTAGGTTCAAGTTTATGATTAAATCAAGGTAACATATAGGGTCAGGTTCATGATTCAATAAGGGTGACATATAGAGTTTAATTATGGCtagcaattaaattattaattaggtTTGATGTTCAATTTTAAGGTTACTATTTAGTTACAGTTAGTTTTtcaatttaattagagttatttttcactttggattaaAGTTATATTATCATAGTGTTAATTCATGGTCAGGGTGAAGTTTAGGGTTTGAATAAGAGATAGAGTTTTATGAGGGTTTCAATCTATTAGTTTTAATTACTAGTACAATGATCAATTATGCTTACTATTAACTTAGGTTTTGGGTTTTAATTCAATTAGGGCTGGTTTTCGTTTAAGGTTAAAATTTAATTAGCCAACCCTAACTCTAATTATCTATCTAACTTTAACCCTTTTAAGTTttatatgatttatttttattataaattagggttttgattttattataataatattattatctaTTTATCTTATTATTATATTAGTGAGTTTTTTCttattattcttattatatttttaaattattatgttATTATTAGTTCCTCCCACATGCAATCcaatgctttcaccaaacttattaATTGTCAAAGCATCAACCAATTAGAATCAAGAATTAAAATAGGTTGACCACATTTtctaatgtttatatttttttagaattattttaaaatatacaaATTGCTTTATCTATTATTTTATTGGATAATAGTACTCGATAGTCATATTGGGATGATGTCAACTTTGTATTGttctatcaatttttttaatttttaaagtacTATTAAAATAACATTCATATTTGGACAATAGTATTACTATTATGAAATAGTGCTTGAATAATGAATCTTACTTTATGAGATTCTTTTCTTTGACTATGCAATAGCGAAACATAGACCTATTTGTTTTTTATGTAACCAATATTTATATTATACAAAATATTCATTATAGTTATATATATAGAAtgcaaataaataattattaaaattgatAATAATACACAAATAATTGGTGATATAGACAAGAGACTAGATGAGGCAAGCAATTGAGATTTTTCGGTTGCATGTGCTAGGGTTTTAACCTATACATGCCCTTCTGCTTCCTTTTGTGTGCATGTCTCAGTGCTTTCAGGGGTTTGTTTTGATGTGAGCCTGGGTGGGGTGGCACTAAGGTGTTAGGGGGTTTATTGGGtgttttttttgtagatttttttttcTGCTTCTTTCTATTTGGTCTTTATATATCGTGTGTGGTTATCAGTGCTTACCTCTCTTGATTTATACATGGCATCTATGGTCAATTGCATGGACTCCTCTTTTGATTGGTGGGATTTCTTtcctattttttattttgtttttgtgcCCTAGGTGTTGGGATTGCAATGGAGGGTAGAGAtgattctccaaatttggggaCTTCTAATGCTTTGATCATTGTTAATCCCTCTTCACCAGTGCATGTGAAGGCTATGGAGAATTTTAAAAAGAAGACTACGAGCATAGTTTCGTCCTCGATGAATGGTGGACCTTGTATTAAGAATGTGAATGACTatttggagagaagacaagatCATCTTGTTTTGGTAATTTAGCTGGAGACAATTAATGAGGATTTTGCTTATTTGAACAATCATTCTCTTATTTGCAAGTTCATGGGGCTTcaaatttttgtgccaattttgCAATCATAGGTTCAACGGATTTGGAGATAATCATAGTTGTCAAAAATTACTTTCTAGTTGTTTTCTCATACATGACTAGTAGAAATAAGGCATTTGAAGATGGTCCTTATTTTTACAATCAAGTCGAGCTCTTCATCAAACCCTAGCATGTGGGGTTCAACTCTACTAAGGAGCTTCCATCAAGGGTCCCTATTTAGGTCCGTCTTCTTATTGAATGTTATTACGCAcatgacaactaagaggggagggggggttgaattagttgtgcACACCTCTCTAAAATCTTTTCCTTAAACCGGGTCCATAGTAACTTAACTTTATCACTTAATCCTTATATATACTATGTGTGTAATGATCAATTCATGTATTAGTAGAAACTCCTATATCATGTGTCATAATTGTTATATGTAAGCTTATATGGTGTAAAATGTGTTCTTGGATaactagaaaaaaaaattgttttataatATAAAAGACTATAGTGAGAAAGAGTGAACTTGAGAATCTTTGTATGAATTCAATGATTAGGAATACATCAAGGCCTTTAGGTGTACATATCAAATGCTTAAATTTTTAATATCTTAGTTTTTCATTTATCCTTCTTTAATTCTTCATTATcaagaattttaattttttgtctttttttttctatcCACATTTCATTGTTTTTCCTTATACATTTTTATGTCAAAAAATGAAATCCATCTTATAGTCTCATTTTAGTGCATGATTTATTGTTATTGATGTTAAATCACATTTATATGCTTTTACAAAGTAAATTGATTCATTGGTTAGTATGTAAGGTTGGAATTTTGAACAAGCTTGTTAtgaaatgtttttaattattttttttgatgaatatATGTGTAAAATTAGAGGGGCACAAGGTCAACCCTTGAGTCATATTTTGAAAATGTGAGACTTTATTGCTATAAACAAATGAACGTAGGTAATAAAACTTTTTTCCTTAAAAAAATAGGTAATATATGTAGTTAAATTATGTTGTTTCTTAGTTTTACAAATCCTTCATGACCTTTAATATTAGTCTACTTTATTATGTTTTCAACTTTAAAGAAAAGGTTTATTATAAGTTTGGGTAATCTAAGTCTATCCATCTTTTTATCATTAAATCTTATAAGAAGATTTTAGTAAACTAAGATTTAAATTTTTGTGTGTTCTTTATCAATTCGTAGtctatagtttattaatttaagaTAATTAGGTCTATTTTTGTCGTATTAATAATTTTCATGCTATTTCGCTATAATCATTtatattatatgtttatttatgtttGGTTATTGTTTCAAGGCCTCTAAACTTTCATTTTGAGGTGTtagaatttaattatttataaatttcttattaatttcattttttttcttctaaagaTTGTTATATCTTTCAAGGAATAAAtccataaaatatattattattattgaaaCTCAATTTGGACAAATTCACACTATATACTCTCCTTAGTTATGCCTCTTGTACATTTATTTTCATACATTTATTAAATAGTGGAAGGTTAAGAAAGAATAATGGTTTATTTAATGACTCTCATGTTTTGTTAGGGACCTATTTTATGCTTGCACTACCTAATTCCACatagatatattttaaatatgaaaattatgcttattttaattaaaatgtgAAGAAGGAAATGGTAGGCCTTTGACATGTAAGGACATGGAAAACACACGTTGATAGATCTTTatctaatcttttcaaattaaaaaaattctcAAAGACAATATAAACATCTTTTGAACTACAATGGTTAGTATTTGCTACTATTAAATGAAGGAAAGGTAGAGATATGATTATGCTTTTGTTTGGTATCTTACATGTGTTTTGAACTATTTAACACATATGCTACCTAATTGGATatagatttattttaaaaatattcaaatTATGCTCATCTCATTAAAATATGAAGATGGAAATGGTAGACTCTTGATAAGGACATGCAAAACATATTTTGATAGGTCCTAatctaatatttttaaattaaataaaaaaaaataaaaattcaaatatcgACAATCTCAAGGATTCTTTATTTGACTATTTTATGTGGAGTGGCCATCTCATGAATCAAAGTGTTTAGTTTTCCCTAATAGTAAATGGAGGAAGGGTAGAAAGAGGATCATACTTTTGTTTGATGTTTCTAATGTTTTTTGGACTATTTTATATATGAACTATCTAATACcacacatatgtattttaaaacatgcaaattaaaCATACCCTAATTAAAATATCAAGATAGAGATGATAAGTCTTTGACatataaaaacatgaaaaatatattttgataaATCATTCTAAAATAAGTTCGGATAGATAGCATAGTTGAGTTGGATTGTGGGCTTGCTCCCATTGATCTCGAGTTTAACTATGAAATGAGTGGATACCCCAAATTAAccccaaagaaaaaaaaaaatctaaattttttttaaatattgacaAACTCATCTATTTTTTATTCTACTACTTTATGTGAATTGCACATATCATAATTCACAAGAATTAACATTCCCTGTTGTTAACCACCACACCCAGTTTTTTCCCCTTATTTCTTTGATATTAACCAACACACATATGTATCTCAAGAAATGAGAGGGTTAGTAGTCCCTTCTATTAATCACCACATACagttaaaatttgaaaaattctgataatgaatcatatTATAGGATTCACAGAGTCAAAATAAAAAACTCAATCACATCAACATGAAGTGTAAAAATCTAAAAATCTAATGTAGATCAATTGTTTTTGATTTATTCGAAGATGACCAGGCATACCCAATATAGGAAGTGAAGATCTTAATTTACTCGGAAGGTAGTGTTGAATTTGACATAACCAACATAGTCATCTGGATCAGCATTAAGAGTAACGATGGAATACCCACGAGCATACCTCAATTTTCCCGTTCCTCCCACCACAGAAACTTCTGTTCCAGAGGATTTTGTCCAGAGATCTGTTCCATGGAATTCAAGTGTGCTTCCATTGTATTCTTTGTTCTCAAACACAACAGAGAAAAGCATGTGAATTGCATAGCCCTTCACATCTGAACTTgcatataatcctttggcccttcCCACAACAGAGGAGAATCGAGATGGCCCTTCAGTCAGAAGATCGTCCATAACCAGCACTGTTCCAAAGTTTAAGAGCTCTGAGGATGTCCCATTTACTCCTGCTACTACTATGGCTGTTGGGTTGGCTTTCTTCACTACGTCATGCATGTAAAACACAATATTCTTCTCTTGTATGAatacccaagaagaagaaattaggGTATAGAGGACAAGCGTGAGGATTAACATTTGTGCAGCCATTGCAAATCTGTAATCACAGAACATGCTTTCTGATACAACTAAGAATACTTACAACACTACAATGAATAGAAAGAGAAAGATACTCACAGTACAACAGAACTACTTCAACTCAAATGAATAGAAAGAGAAAGATACCAATAACGTGTGATTACTGGAATATTTGTGCAAACGGCTATATCAGCATCAACTCAAATGAATAGAAAGAGAAAGATACCAATAACGTGTGATTACTGGAATATTTGTGCAAACGGCTATATCAGCATCAACTCAAATGACCACTTCTGATCTTGTACACAAGAAATTCTGCTGCATTCATCCTTCATTTCAAATCTGTAATCGTAAAACCTCTGAATACTGACAAGACTTCATTTAATAGAAATTGAGAGAGACTGACAGTACCCACTGTTTAAGAACATCATCACATGGCTGGACAAAAATTTACTGTGCAAGGCGAAAACAATTAttgaaatttattattttaatagcaTATTTGGTCAGCAACAACATTTCTCAACCGTGCATATTGCCAATTATAAAGACAAATAGCATAAATTTCTTAAGATGacagtttttaaaagatttttaaaagatttttttacATCTTTAGTTAATGAGTGATAAATATGATATTCAAAAAAGAGATGTCAATATGCAATGGAATCTTATGGTTGGTATAGTGTTTTTAGTTAAAAGAGATTTAGTTTTggaacatatataaattataaattattgataattattttatgtgtaaatTAACAAATGATTAATTTGTTGATAACTATTTGATAATCTATTTGATCAATAACAAAAACATACAATAATGCACATTGTTGATAATAATGATATAGTTGAACATCTTAACTACATGAcagttttgaactaatctagatttttAAATGAGTTTGTTTGTTAAGTCTTTTGTTTAAATTTAAGATTTCAATTTCACATTATTAAATATGATGCTTCTTAAAAGgtttcaaaaatataaatttttaatatcTTTAATAAATGAGTGACAATTATGATACTTAAGAAAGAGGGGTCAAAGTTGGATGAAATTTTATTGTGGTAATGAgatttatctatatatatctatatgtgtatgtatgtgtagtgttgtaaattatacCCAATGCATTTATGACACTCTCACATTATGCTCGGTGTATTTATGATAGAGCTCATGATCgatatttcatcattcttacatCATGAACTCCAAAGACCAAGCAACACCAATCACCCTGAAACCTCATTTGTGATTATTATGGGTTGGATGGTATTGCGACATGAGGATGTTCGTGTGGTGTGCAAACGTCCCAAAAGATTCTGGAACTCGAAATAGCATATTTCGCATCAGGTTTTTGTTGATGTGTGTCCCTTCGCTTGGGCGTGTCCGAAACGGTCACTCCTGCCCATTCTGAGTATCAAATCCTCATTCTTTGTTCATTGTCTAAGCTTTGGATCTTCATTCTTTGGGGCTCTCATTCATACCTCTTGGCTCTCATTTGCTACAACGAAGCTCTACTGAAGTTTACACTAAGAGCATTATCACATTATCTCAAGAGAGGGATTTGGCTATAACGCTTCTTCTTCTCCCTTATCTTGTTTATCTTTAATCTTGCAATATTACATCATCATAGTTATCAAATATTTAAATGCATCTATCATCTAGTTGCATTTTGATCAGTTTCTCTTAGTATCTcttgtaataggggttttcctccattaagtgaAGTTTGCTTCTATTATGTTATCAATTTATCTTTTATCCAATCTATTTATCTATCAGGctatctgtggaggtggaaacaccaaagcgggggtttggtTGAGGCGAACCCCTATACAACCTCAACATTTCCCGTCTCAATGTGTGTAGGCGACGAACATATTCAGAAGTGAGGAGCTAGATTTAGAAGTAACTTTACATAGTTTCAGCATTTTGTCCCTACAAACAATAACACAACGTGCAGATGTCCTCATGGCGCGCTAGCGTCCGAGGCCAAGACTCTTCTTGGTTGACAGTAAGACTCTTTTTTTCATACAATTATCGTTtatatagttaatttttttttagcaTCATTGGATGGTTCATTATTTAGTATTTTCTATTTTGAGTATGTAAGTAGTTTTCCATATCTTCCTAGCTCACCAGAGCACTAGTTTAGTGAGGTAGCAAAGGTAGGTTTGTTCCTtgggatcaatcatcctaagggtAGAAAATCCCATCCTCTACAGTATGTATGCATAAACAAATGATCATATGTTTTTCAAGATGGACTCTTTTGTGATCACCAAAGAACTTATGAATATTATATAAAAATCACAAATATGTTAAAAaagtttttttatttaatattaaatatcatAACTATTCAATATGAGTTATGTATAAAATAAGGTGCACATGTGAACAAGTATTTATCATTTATACACAAATTCCATTCTAGGTGGCAATATACATGCATTGGAGTACTTAATATTATAAGTTTGTTCTATGACAAATATTAAAGATGAGTACAATGTAAACCTTGTATtttatcataaaatataaaatatttattaaaaagttTTATGAAAATTGGAACTTGAATATAAGTTATGTTTTAAATAATGTTTTAGCTCTATATCGAGGTTAAACAAGTCATTTTTTGTTGGAAACATGagcttgtgttgtcattgatgtcaaacttgttgtcataGGAGACTATGTGCAGTTTGCatgttgttctcattgatgtcacaCTTGTGTATACTATTGACAAAGGTGGAGAAGAAGTTGCTTTTGTTCAATTGTGTTTTCAGTGCAGTTGTGGTCATTATTGTCAATTTTGATTATTGCTTGGTATGTACGGTTCGAAAATGAGGGTtcatattttgttattgatgtttgGTGGTGATATTAAGTGAATATATGTTGTTTCTGAAAGGTGACAATAGTGGAAGTTGAAATATGTAGGAAATAGTATTTAAAGTCTTTATGGGAGAATGCTCcacattccttttctttttctagttGATGGCTTGCAGCTCTGGATTTAATATCTATGCTTTGTGGATGTTGCACTCTTATGTTTTTCAAGTCCTTAGTTGTTCATATGTTGAAAGTTTTTGCAATTTGCTAACAGTGAGGCTGTTTGTAGGGACTGGTCCAAAGAATGCTCCATAATGTTACTTCAAGTGTTgtagcttggaggacatgttcatattgtttgtgtagtgttccagttgaaaattcaagttttggtTTGCTCTGCAAGTGAAGTTAtattgttttgttgtttgacaC includes:
- the LOC131068024 gene encoding dirigent protein 11-like, with amino-acid sequence MHDVVKKANPTAIVVAGVNGTSSELLNFGTVLVMDDLLTEGPSRFSSVVGRAKGLYASSDVKGYAIHMLFSVVFENKEYNGSTLEFHGTDLWTKSSGTEVSVVGGTGKLRYARGYSIVTLNADPDDYVGYVKFNTTFRVN